A single region of the Stenotrophomonas sp. Marseille-Q4652 genome encodes:
- the efp gene encoding elongation factor P, whose translation MATYGMNDVKNGMKILINNEPAIINETDYVKPGKGQAFTRVRYRLIKSGRVQEITMKSTDSVEGADVVDTDMQYLYSDGEYWHFMQQETFEQVQADKAGMAGAEKWLKGEEDCVVTLWNGTPIAVQPPNFVELKIVETDPGVRGDTSGGGGKPATLETGAVVRVPLFVGQDEVIKVDTRSGEYVSRVK comes from the coding sequence ATGGCCACTTATGGCATGAACGACGTCAAGAACGGGATGAAGATCCTGATCAACAACGAACCGGCGATCATCAACGAAACCGACTACGTCAAGCCGGGCAAGGGCCAGGCCTTCACCCGCGTGCGCTACCGCCTGATCAAGTCCGGCCGCGTGCAGGAAATCACCATGAAGTCGACCGACTCGGTGGAAGGCGCCGACGTCGTTGATACCGACATGCAGTACCTGTACAGCGACGGCGAGTACTGGCACTTCATGCAGCAGGAAACCTTCGAGCAGGTCCAGGCCGACAAGGCCGGCATGGCCGGCGCCGAGAAGTGGCTCAAGGGCGAGGAGGACTGCGTCGTGACCCTGTGGAACGGCACCCCGATCGCCGTGCAGCCGCCGAATTTCGTCGAGCTGAAGATCGTCGAGACCGATCCGGGCGTGCGTGGTGACACCTCGGGCGGCGGCGGCAAGCCGGCCACCCTGGAAACCGGCGCCGTGGTCCGCGTGCCGCTGTTCGTCGGCCAGGACGAAGTGATCAAGGTCGACACCCGTTCGGGTGAATACGTCTCGCGCGTCAAGTAA
- the epmB gene encoding EF-P beta-lysylation protein EpmB has translation MITAAPLATPEQAITPVPASRWQLAWRQALRDPMALLARLQLDPAMLGVSAEALAQFPMRVPEAFVSRMRVGDANDPLLRQVLPIDDEMRLVEGFSLDAVGDGPARKATGVIQKYRGRALLVTTGSCAVHCRYCFRRHFDYAAENAARGNWHEAVAAIATDPDIDEVILSGGDPLSLATHKLAELTDALRAVPHLKRLRIHSRLPVVLPERVDDDLVRWLASLPWPVAFVIHANHANEFDAAVDQAMARLRGAGVHLLNQAVLLRGVNDALPELIALSERSFAAGVLPYYLFQLDRVQGVAHFEVSDERALELHAGLMAHLSGYLVPKLVREIAGDTSKRPL, from the coding sequence ATGATAACCGCAGCCCCCCTCGCCACTCCAGAACAAGCCATCACGCCCGTTCCCGCGTCGCGCTGGCAGCTCGCATGGCGACAGGCGCTGCGTGATCCGATGGCCCTGCTGGCCCGCTTGCAGCTGGATCCGGCGATGCTGGGCGTCTCGGCCGAGGCACTGGCGCAGTTCCCGATGCGGGTGCCGGAGGCCTTCGTCTCGCGCATGCGCGTGGGCGATGCCAACGACCCGCTGCTGCGCCAGGTGCTGCCGATCGACGACGAAATGCGCCTGGTCGAGGGTTTCTCCCTGGACGCAGTTGGCGACGGTCCGGCCAGGAAGGCCACCGGCGTCATCCAGAAATACCGTGGCCGCGCCCTGCTGGTGACAACCGGCAGTTGCGCGGTGCACTGCCGTTACTGTTTCCGCCGCCACTTCGACTACGCCGCCGAGAACGCCGCGCGTGGCAACTGGCACGAGGCGGTGGCGGCAATCGCGACCGATCCGGACATCGACGAGGTGATCCTCTCCGGCGGCGACCCGCTGTCCCTGGCCACCCACAAGCTGGCGGAGCTGACGGACGCGCTGCGCGCGGTCCCGCACCTGAAGCGGCTGCGCATCCACAGCCGCCTGCCAGTGGTGCTGCCCGAGCGCGTGGACGATGACCTGGTGCGCTGGTTGGCCTCGCTGCCGTGGCCGGTCGCGTTCGTGATCCACGCCAACCACGCCAATGAGTTCGACGCGGCGGTGGACCAGGCCATGGCGCGCCTGCGCGGCGCCGGGGTGCACCTATTGAACCAGGCCGTGCTGCTGCGCGGGGTCAACGACGCCCTGCCCGAGCTGATTGCGCTGAGCGAGCGCAGCTTTGCCGCCGGCGTGCTGCCCTACTACCTGTTCCAGCTGGACCGGGTGCAGGGCGTGGCCCATTTCGAGGTCAGCGACGAACGTGCGCTGGAACTCCACGCCGGGCTGATGGCCCACCTGTCCGGCTACCTGGTGCCCAAGCTGGTGCGCGAGATCGCCGGCGATACCAGCAAGCGCCCGCTGTAA